In Halictus rubicundus isolate RS-2024b chromosome 1, iyHalRubi1_principal, whole genome shotgun sequence, the sequence TTTAAATTGATTGATTGATTCATTGATTGATTCCTCTATCTGAAATTTAAGTTGAGGGTCAGTTCTTTAAATGAGAGCACTCCTAAGTAAGAAAAGCCTGTGAAAAATAAATGTTACAACGATTGACTCCTCTATCTAAAATTTAGAAGTTGAGGATCAGTTCTTTAAATTAGGGTACTCCTAACTAAGAAAAGCCTGTGAAAAATAAATGTTCCAACGAATGATTCCACTATCTAAAGTTTAGAAGTTGAGAATCagttcttaaaaattgattgatTCCTTCATTGATTGTCTCCTCTATTTAAAATTTAGAAGTTGAGAATCagttcttaaaaattgattgatTCATTCATTGATTGATTCCTCTACCTGAAATTTCAGTTGAGGATCAGTTCTTTAGATTAGAGCACTCCTAACTAAGAAAAGCCTGtgataaataaatgtttcataGATTGATTCCTCTACCTAAAATTTAGAAGTTGAGGATCCTGAATTTGCTTATTTCTGAATGAAAACTAAGAAAACTAATTTCCACCGGTAAATTGCAGGTGATAAGACGATGGAAGGACCACCTATCAAGCAGTCCAACGAAGCGACTTCCTCGATCATTCTGTAGCGACCGAATAAATCGTCGGAGGTGACGACGCACTCCCCGGAATCGGATCGATGGATCCAATCGTGCTCCGTCCGCCAGGACATCGGCGAAACCTGGTACAGGAACCTCTGGCACATCTTCACCGTCCTCCAGTTCTCTTCACACAGGTAGACGTCCAATCTGACTTGGCCGTATTCTCTGGAAAGCTGGTTCCTGTCGTTGGTCAGCTCCCGGGACAGTTTTGCCTCCTGCTCGGCTCTGGTCAGGATGTCCATACTGATCTCGTGATCCTTGGCCAGGAAGTCCTCGAAACCGCTGATATATCTGTTGTAGCGACGCTGGGAAGTAAAAAGATAAAATCAAGCGGTGTCCTGTAAGTATATTTCTACTGGCATTGAAAGATACCCTTATCTCGTCCAGCCTCCTTTGTTCCTCCACGAATTGCTGATCGATCCGTATACAGTCGTCCGTTTCCTGTCCAGCCAGCAACCGAGCCTTGAAGATCGAGCGAAGGTCGTCCACGTATTCGGTCACGGAGAACTTCTCCTTCACCACGCGGTTCGAGAACATCTTGAAGAAGCCTGGGTCCACGTCGGTGATGGCCATCGCCTCGTCCGGGTCCTTGTGCTTCTTCGCCTCCAGCGCTTCCAGGTCCACGTCCACCTTTTTGAAGCAATTACCGCTAAGAACCCAGCAATTTTCACGTCACAAGCAAGCTGCAggctttgtgcatttatggggAAGTTAATAAGTGCGCAGAGTAACGTGTGCACgttgacaaaaattaatagtaGCACTTCCAATATCCGAAACTATGACATCCGAAGCCTATTCCACTTCTGAAATAATTGATGAAATAATGGAATAATTGACGAGAGTGAAGGTATGTCTGGAGAGCCGTGAAAGTAACCGTTGTTAATTGCAGGCGAAGGAGAGATTCTCTTCAGGACTACTTACGCGAAGGGTGCGCAGGAATTCTTTGTTCTTCTCGACGTCCATGGTGACTCCTTTCCTCCGCTCGAGGTCGGCGGACCGCTTTCTGGCCTTCCAATATTGGAAATAAGAGAACATGAGGGAGCAAGGTGGGTGGGCGAAAGGCGACTGCTCCTTGTTCACGTTAATTGCTTCTCCCAAGTGTTCATGGCCCTTAGTGAAATAATACTGTGTcctacagagagagagagggagagagagaagcatcCGTGAGAAATAGCGCGGATCTTGTAGCCAATCAATTTAGAACGGCATCAAACTTTTGAAGTCGCTGTTCCTCTCTCGGGAAAGCTCCAAGAAGCTTTACCGAGATGCATGAATCTGAACAGCGTCCTGATcgtatcatttcttttttcttttcccagAGAAAAAAAGCGATCTCCAGGGATGGAGTACCTGAAGAACTCGGGTTTCTTGCTGGTCTTCTTCCGCTTCCGGCGGCCGGTCGGCTTGGAGCATCTCTGCGCATCGGTCATTTTTCCTCGATTCATCTCGTACTTTATTCAAGCTCGGCTTTTCACCTAGTCGGTCGTTCACCTGCGACGCTTTTCAGAAAAAACAGAGAGgagacgccgcgccggcacGCGGCGCATTTGATTAAAACTTTCTgaactctgtctctctctctctctctctctctctcctggctTGAAGAGAGCTTAATCTTTCGCAACTGCAAAAACCGAGCCCTGCGACCGACCAGTTCACTATATTGAATACTGTTAAAGCGAGAGCCACTAGACCAGGCGATTAGTGGGCTAACTTCAAACCTGGTCAACTATCTTCTCCGCAGAGTACATCGTTTTGTAATTATCTGATGTGTTTTCAAGGCGTTTAGTGTGTAAGCAGATCAGAAGTTGGAAACTGTTAACTTTTTGTGATTTACATTTTGTAGATTGGGAATGTCTGGTCTGGAGTGTTTAGGGATGGTCTAACTTTAAACCCGATGAACTATTTTCTCTGTTGAGTACACTGCTTAATAACTATCTGATATGTAAGGCGTTTAGTATTTAAGTAGTTGAAAAGGTGGAGTAACTAAGAGTTACTAATTACTTAAATAATATCTAGTTTGGAGTATTTAGTATCCAGGATTAAAGTAGCCAAAGTAACTGAGAACTGTTTTAATTGTAACACTGAATCTACCGAATCAGTGGCTGTTAcctcataaaaattacaaaattgagTTTAATTGTGAACAGAAAATCTAAAAGCTCAGGTGGGTTCAGCGTTGAGTAATTTAAGTATAATAATAATTGGACGCGTTTAACTCTGTAAACGAGCAATTTGTAATTGGCCGATTAGAAGAACGTTCAATATGCCACGGTTGGTGACATAGAAAGGCTCAAACGAGACTGATTTTTGAACGAGTGGCCGAATGAATCGGTCGATCCTCAAAGGGCTCGGTTTTCCACGCCTCGAGCGACAGAATGTTTCCCTGTCGAAAAAGCTACTTACCTATCGGGACAAAGGCCTCTGTCTCTGCGTGTTCTGTCGCTCTATAGGTTCGCCGGGACGTtcgaaaataaaagagaaaacgaaaaagaaaggggGAGGGAGTTCGATAACCTCCGCGAACCTCCACCCTCTTTCGGCGGCTGTCACCGCTGATAGCGCGCTGACGTTTCGTGGATCAGCGGTTGTCAAGTGGGATTGTTTGGCATGCGCGTTTTATTTCCGAGAGCACTCTTTGCCCCTCGACCCCTCTGGGTAGACCATTCACTGTCAATTATCGACTACCAGGGGGATGATGGAGACTTTTACTTCACGTTGAAACGGAACATTGTATCTTGCAGAAAACCCGTACTGTATGCGAACAATGGTTTTAGAATTCATTTTGGACTGCTTTCAGTATTGTTTTAATCTGGATTTTTAACGCATTTGAGAATTGTCATAAGAATACTATAGGTGTTACATCCACAATACAGATAAAATTGCTACTACAATTACAAGAAAGTAACACCTATTGTATCTTTTCCTATTTCACATTGTCTTTCTCACACCATTAAATGTAATACATCCACAATACACATAAAATTGCTACTACAATTACAAGAAAGTATTACATTTCATGGTGTGAGAAAGACAACGTGAAATAAGTAAAGATTTTGTTGTAGTGTATAGTATATTAGTGAGAAGAATCAATTGTATGGTGACACTGGCGTGGAGGAATTGAATTTTAACAATAGTGTCCGAAATTGTGTGCATTATATATGTCAATTCTACGTATTGTAGGAATGAAATGCATTTAGTGCAGTTGAAGATGTTATAATATCAAAAATTATTCTTGAGCATTGTAAACGACTAGGTTAAAATCAACATCTGTATTTCTATGGCGGAAATAATAAAACTTCTAAAAAAGGTTTTTCATGCATAAGTCTTTATTAAATTACCAAATAATAGGGTTCTGGTCCGTAATATGGTAACATCAATTTCAATAAAGATAAGagttcaaatgaatttttttatctatttataatacaataaagAATGCGTagaatacatatttttaattatttaagcaCGCTATATATGTTAATCTTAATAATTCATTACAACTCCGTGTCCAGCTTGCGTACTTTGCAATCCCTTCTAATATCTGATATTATACAGTAACTTTATTGTATAGAACATTTCATTAAGAATTTAAAAGGTCTATATAGCACTCTCCTAAGTCCTCTATTACCCTATATTTGTCAtatagaatattttataatatatttataaggCTACATTTTCCAAGAACTCAGATATCAGAAGATAGTTTGAATGTTGTTGCCGCGATAATGGCGCCATCTACCGTGGCGGGTTTGTGAACTAACTTCCCCTATCCTTCCCATGTGTAAGACAAGGACGGCGATAGTGTGCGACAAGGACAGAAGAGGTCTCGCTCGTGCCACTTCCTTTATCTAGGCGCTTCGAATCTCCTGGTAAGTATTAGGCGTACATGCCCGGCAAGGAGGTATCCGACAAGGACAGACTTATGCGATTTACGGAGAGAGAGGAGGACAGACACTGACCGCTCTCACTCATCTATCAAATCAATCGATGATTCACTAATAACTCtcttattaattataattgaGAAATATTTCCAATTGTAGAATATATAACAGATCTTTAACAACTTTCACATATAGTTTTTAATCCGATTTTAGTTATAATTAAATagttattgttaattattcaaagCTTTAAAAATAACCTCACAAAATGTGACAGGCTATCACGAATAATTATTTCTCTAATTTTGCAGACTTATTTCGTGTACTTTTATGATTGAAGAATGTAGAATAAGGCCTTAGCTACACATTCCCAATGCAGTTTCACTTACGTTTGATTCCTTATTATTTAGTAATTAACAATTTTCGAAGAGGATCATACTAGGTGACATGTCAAACGTGTCTGCTCTTGTCGCTCTGCCCCTCCTTGCCAGGTAACAACTAATTGGTAAATATGTATGTAGGTAAATAAATGAAGATAaacgttattatttattatttatgaaatcCTTTTATTTACTATATGTACATCTCACAATATTACACGACATTCGTTGTTTGAGAAAGTGAAATATATAAAGTCAATGAATTACGCAATTAAGAGACGTGTTGATTCCTGAAAATGTATGAATATCTGTTTAACAATTAAAATGCATattagaaataaaattgtacacgtGACAATATATGTAGAGT encodes:
- the LOC143361617 gene encoding cilia- and flagella-associated protein 100, with translation MNRGKMTDAQRCSKPTGRRKRKKTSKKPEFFRTQYYFTKGHEHLGEAINVNKEQSPFAHPPCSLMFSYFQYWKARKRSADLERRKGVTMDVEKNKEFLRTLRVDVDLEALEAKKHKDPDEAMAITDVDPGFFKMFSNRVVKEKFSVTEYVDDLRSIFKARLLAGQETDDCIRIDQQFVEEQRRLDEIRRRYNRYISGFEDFLAKDHEISMDILTRAEQEAKLSRELTNDRNQLSREYGQVRLDVYLCEENWRTVKMCQRFLYQVSPMSWRTEHDWIHRSDSGECVVTSDDLFGRYRMIEEVASLDCLIEMFEEDIMADGTTEMYFEDPFDLIRVFRAIETQNLNALIHVESLAEPMSEMMSQIESAEMQIQNRVKELKSSIAELEATIFELETRAADLEKHANALLEGAFRNAVFSEEVLRFQVFIEDAYESCVGPNDANLDSFSMMKWIEKTHEDLNLELDTLPPEVVLICEKEGFKQELRAMRETEEAARKFELMHRLLDSLKRVMEPPAIKSRPLVWRSEPATQRARATPPPPVPTDEEWQYLTFFTNYCHDEDFTEYRVKFPDDFDLTFQSKQPEDAEEVAEETAEPDKEPEDK